The following are encoded together in the Lactuca sativa cultivar Salinas chromosome 1, Lsat_Salinas_v11, whole genome shotgun sequence genome:
- the LOC111916668 gene encoding probable F-box protein At2g36090, translated as MFTTPPPETNMNQRATTGISSLPTDILESHILTRLDGQTLASATCTSISLSAGGKHNHQLWSNICHSTWPSTAGDRVSKIISTFSDNKNGPRSFFSQSFPLPAPEPTTVSPPPYPARSLPASELISAVDIYYRNKPILTKTEETETTSDWFRCSPFRIDLLDPKEVISTQIPQPTGEETCTALMDDMTLSWILIDPVNKQSVNLSSHKPVSVHRHWLSGEVQLCFVSILGVGGAVVQVGIAVICSGSEDGQMQVREVTMEVEDIDGKHLNGRDSMVILRRVMEGKRGSGVDRVEEAKTRHRRYQEMKKERRERKSRVEWTLDILSLAFVTSIFVALLFVIFYNFLSKHQKND; from the coding sequence ATGTTCACCACACCACCACCGGAAACCAACATGAACCAACGTGCCACCACCGGAATTTCATCATTACCTACCGATATACTAGAGTCCCACATACTAACTCGTCTCGACGGTCAAACCTTAGCTTCCGCCACATGCACCTCCATATCACTCTCCGCCGGCGGCAAACACAACCACCAACTCTGGTCCAACATCTGTCACTCCACATGGCCCTCAACCGCCGGCGACCGCGTCAGCAAAATCATCTCCACTTTCTCCGACAACAAAAACGGCCCTCGATCTTTCTTTTCCCAGTCTTTCCCTCTGCCTGCACCGGAACCCACCACCGTATCTCCGCCACCATATCCAGCACGTTCACTTCCAGCAAGTGAATTAATCTCAGCCGTTGATATTTACTACCGGAATAAACCAATACTCACAAAAACTGAGGAAACCGAAACCACCAGTGATTGGTTCCGGTGTTCGCCGTTCAGAATCGACCTATTGGACCCGAAGGAAGTAATCTCTACTCAGATACCACAACCCACCGGAGAAGAGACGTGTACGGCGTTGATGGATGACATGACGTTAAGCTGGATACTCATCGACCCGGTTAATAAACAGTCGGTGAATCTCTCCTCCCATAAGCCGGTTTCCGTCCACCGCCACTGGTTGTCGGGAGAAGTGCAACTCTGTTTCGTATCCATCCTCGGAGTCGGTGGGGCGGTGGTGCAAGTTGGGATAGCGGTGATCTGCAGTGGGTCGGAGGATGGGCAGATGCAGGTTCGGGAGGTGACGATGGAGGTGGAGGACATAGATGGAAAACATTTGAATGGCAGGGACAGTATGGTAATTTTACGGAGGGTGATGGAGGGTAAAAGGGGAAGTGGGGTGGATAGAGTGGAGGAAGCAAAGACGAGACACAGGAGGTACCAAGAAATGAAAAAAGAAAGAAGAGAGCGAAAGTCGAGGGTAGAATGGACATTAGACATTTTATCTTTGGCTTTTGTGACATCAATTTTTGTGGCTTTACTTTTTGTTATATTTTACAATTTTTTATCTAAACACCAGAAAAATGATTAA